One Carassius auratus strain Wakin chromosome 4, ASM336829v1, whole genome shotgun sequence DNA segment encodes these proteins:
- the LOC113059172 gene encoding SH3 and multiple ankyrin repeat domains protein 3-like isoform X3: MPISPPADGKHEALDRPRQQHTPTNGNHGDDSIRSSPGTKSSSDPMEDLHGNAVVIRIGIPDLQQTKCLRLDLEAPVWVCKQRVLVTLTQSLTDVLNYGLYLPAFNGRAGKFLDEERLLREYPFPTVTPVPYLEFRYKRRVYTQSYVDDKQLAKLHTKANLKKFMEYVQQRCVDKVCRFLEKGLDPNFHDADSGESPLTLVAQLDTCADLIKVLRSGGAHLDFRTRDGLTALHKAVQTHNHVALTTLLDLGASPDYKDSRGLTPLYHSAMVGGDPYCCELLLYDHAQLGYSDENGWQEIHQACRHGNVQHLEHLLFYGAEMSAQNASGNTALHLCALYNQEGCARVLLFRGANKEIKNYNNQTAFQVAIIAGNFDLAEIIKIHKTSDVVPFRETPSYSSRRRAVCVSPRRSLLRSASDNALDESLPAPSPAPSLRSLPPLEPDDTTSSQRSPQAAHTHTRSLRRHTRSGGHLSPGSPVQRDPSPPAVSRGPKRRLYSAVPGRTFIAVSSHTPQGEGEITLNRGERVKVLSIGEGGFWEGSVKGRTGWFPAHCVEEVQMRQYDPRLETREDRTKRLFRHYTVGSYDNYTSYSDYVIEEKSATLQKRDSEGFGFVLRGAKAETPIEEFTPTPAFPALQYLESVDLEGVAWRAGLRTGDFLIEVNGVSVVKVGHRQVVSLIRQGGSRLVMKVVSVTRKPDTGDVIRKKAPPPPKRDPSTSLTLRSKSMTAELEELASRRRRGEKLDEMLSSPKEPVVVMRPRPADSDSRAATVKQRPSSRRITQAEINSLLERQGLPISSLAVDKSHMQLPRGMSRTKSFGAPEDERISALIGEHRFPRSSSMTDSFRQDSIPPPPQTAPPPPPTPYFLDSGPPPSFHPPPPPSRAANQSRSSFRPGAEPKLHGPVTTDRQRKTRSMIILQDTTHLPVEPAPIARPQTPTSGVVPPERGRRRGPPVENPYANVGRLSAVYTPTKPQRRKSQLVKQGPVEEGAATTSRDPSPLGGSRIPHSSRAEQFQQQVLSERARITPPGARRRPSVFLSVEGGTTEPQTTPLLSQSHSVDELAELPPPAPMLSPGPPPGGTTFIHPLTGRPLDPSSPLALALAARERALSGRNTPTPTPSPTPSPTQGRAVERPETEGGATPPAPLEAPPSNSWRDEPVSITETASQVTSGSPGSGRSLEEVLVPPNVQGVQPALLDTEHTPPTVPPTLPSPAPTLSNLTARSLTMSSEEDAEPYTVTLPPALLSSSDEETREELRKIGLVPPPQPFSNGLLIKETPKATLSISPSGSRPSIAKTSSGKASDSTADSGVEDPHMETTSTVSTVSSMSTLSSESTDSTHASKPRSGLGRGRPAHLRDPLLKQSSDSELLPHPPSTGPSRPRYLFQRRSKLWGEEPRGQMGGSDESRPAAMGAELLSKDTHSLSEEPPMGAPLDPGRRSPVGGARLFSSLGELHTISQRSYGTTFTIRPGSRYPVSRRTPSPGATPERSEQLGPVRTFGPHHHHHTILKSSSLSLPQEPKEVRFVMRSASARARSRSPSPSPCASPCPSPVLGAPLLALRPFRQRPLALWSKYDVGEWLESVGLGEHRARFLEHEIEGAHLPALTKDDLAELGVTRVGHRMNIERALKQLLES; the protein is encoded by the exons AAATGCCTGCGATTGGACCTTGAGGCTCCAGTGTGGGTTTGTAAGCAGCGAGTTCTGGTCACTCTGACACAAAGCCTGACCGATGTGCTTAACTATGGCCTCTACCTCCCTGCCTTTAACGGGCGCGCCGGAAAGTTCCTTGATGAGGAGAGATTGCTCAGGGAGTATCCGTTCCCTACGGTCACACCTGTACCGTACCTAGAG TTCCGTTACAAGAGGCGTGTTTACACTCAGAGCTATGTAGATGACAAGCAACTGGCCAAACTACACACCAAG GCCAATCTAAAGAAGTTTATGGAGTATGTTCAACAAAGGTGTGTGGACAAGGTCTGCAGGTTCCTGGAGAAAGGGCTGGACCCCAACTTTCATGATGCTGATAGTGGGG AATCTCCTCTCACTCTCGTGGCCCAGCTGGACACTTGTGCCGATCTGATTAAGGTGTTAAGGAGCGGAGGAGCCCATCTGGACTTCAGAACCAGAGACGGCCTCACGGCGCTGCACAAAGCGGTCCAGACGCACAACCATGTAGCATTGACT ACATTGTTGGATCTGGGGGCGTCTCCGGACTATAAAGACAGTCGTGGGCTCACCCCCCTCTATCACAGTGCCATGGTTGGGGGAGATCCATACTGCTGCGAGCTGCTGCTGTACGATCACGCCCAGCTGGGCTACAGTGATGAGAACGGCTGGCAGGAGATCCATCAG GCTTGTCGTCATGGAAACGTGCAGCACCTTGAGCACCTGTTATTCTATGGAGCGGAGATGAGCGCTCAGAATGCCTCAGGAAACACAGCACTACACCTGTGTGCCCTCTACAACCAG GAAGGCTGTGCTAGAGTTCTCCTGTTTCGAGGAGCAAATAAAGAAATCAAGAACTACAACAACCAAACAGCATTTCAG GTTGCTATCATCGCAGGGAACTTTGACCTGGCAGAAATCATCAAGATTCATAAAACCTCAGATGTCG TGCCTTTCAGGGAGACCCCTTCTTATTCGTCTCGGCGGCGTGCGGTCTGCGTATCACCACGTCGCTCTCTGCTGCGATCGGCCAGTGATAATGCTCTAGATGAGAGTCTGCCAGCTCCCTCTCCGGCCCCCTCACTTCGCAGCCTACCCCCGCTGGAGCCCGACGACACCACCTCGTCCCAGCGCAGCCCCCAGGctgctcacactcacacacgtaGCCTCAGGAGACACACCCGCTCAGGAGGACACCTCAG CCCTGGCAGTCCTGTACAGAGAGATCCGAGTCCTCCTGCCGTGTCTCGAGGGCCCAAGCGACGGCTGTACAGTGCGGTGCCCGGCCGAACCTTCATCGCTGTCAGCTCCCACACTCCACAGGGCGAGGGTGAGATCACACTCAACCGAGGAGAGAGGGTCAAAG TGCTAAGCATAGGTGAAGGTGGATTCTGGGAAGGGTCAGTTAAAGGACGAACTGGCTGGTTTCCTGCCCACTGTGTAGAGGAAGTCCAGATGAGACAATATGACCCACGACTTG AGACAAGAGAGGATCGCACCAAGAGACTTTTCAGGCACTACACTGTTGGCTCCTACGACAACTATACCTCTTACAG TGATTATGTTATAGAAGAAAAAAGTGCAACGTTGCAGAAGAGAGACAGTGAAGGATTCGGCTTTGTGCTTCGGGGAGCTAAAG CTGAGACACCCATAGAAGAGTTCACACCTACTCCTGCTTTTCCTGCTCTGCAATATCTGGAGTCTGTGGATCTGGAAGGGGTAGCGTGGAGGGCAGGGTTAAGGACTGGAGATTTCCTCATagag GTAAATGGGGTGAGCGTAGTCAAGGTGGGACATAGGCAGGTGGTATCACTGATTCGGCAAGGTGGAAGTCGGCTAGTAATGAAGGTGGTGTCTGTCACACGCAAACCTGACACTGGAGACGTCATCCGCAAGAAAG cCCCACCACCTCCCAAAAGAGACCCAAGCACCAGCCTGACCCTGCGCTCAAAAAGCATGACTGCAGAACTGGAGGAGCTGG CGTCAAGGAGAAGGAGGGGAG AGAAGTTGGATGAGATGTTGAGTTCGCCCAAAGAACCGGTTGTAGTGATGAGGCCACGTCCTGCGGATTCAGACTCCAGAGCAGCCACTGTGAAACAGAGACCATCAAGTCGCCGCATCACACAGGCTGAGATCAAT tCTCTTTTAGAGAGGCAGGGTTTGCCAATAAGTTCCCTGGCTGTGGACAAAAGTCACATGCAGCTGCCTCGGGGAATGTCAAGAACCAAGTCATTTG GTGCTCCTGAAGATGAAAGAATTTCAGCCTTGATTGGAGAGCATCGCTTTCCGAGAAGCTCCTCGATGACTGACAGCTTTAGACAAGATAGTATTCCGCCCCCTCCACAGACAGCTCCTCCACCACCTCCCACTCCCTACTTCCTAGATTCCGGGCCACCACCATCCTTTCATCCACCTCCGCCCCCTTCTCGCGCTGCCAACCAGAGCCGTTCAAGCTTCCGCCCAGGGGCGGAGCCCAAACTCCATGGCCCAGTCACGACAGACCGCCAGCGAAAAACACGCTCCATGATCATTCTTCAGGACACTACCCATTTGCCAGTGGAGCCTGCCCCTATTGCAAGACCACAAACGCCTACCTCTGGAGTGGTTCCACCTGAACGTGGCCGTAGGCGTGGACCACCTGTGGAGAATCCGTATGCTAACGTAGGTCGTCTAAGTGCAGTCTATACTCCTACCAAGCCCCAGCGTAGAAAGAGCCAATTAGTCAAACAAGGACCAGTTGAGGAGGGAGCTGCTACAACTAGTAGAGACCCCTCTCCTTTGGGAGGGTCACGGATTCCCCACAGTAGCCGAGCAGAGCAGTTCCAACAGCAAGTTCTCTCTGAGAGAGCTAGAATTACACCTCCAGGTGCCCGACGCAGACCGAGCGTTTTCCTATCTGTAGAAGGAGGCACGACTGAGCCGCAAACAACCCCATTACTTTCTCAGTCCCACTCAGTGGATGAGTTGGCCGAGCTGCCTCCACCTGCACCAATGCTTTCCCCTGGCCCACCACCAGGGGGCACCACTTTTATACACCCTCTAACAGGTCGACCACTGGATCCTTCCTCACCACTAGCACTTGCACTGGCTGCACGAGAACGTGCCCTTAGTGGCCGGAATACACCCACTCCTACACCTTCGCCCACACCTTCGCCCACTCAAGGTCGAGCAGTTGAAAGGCCAGAGACAGAAGGAGGAGCGACACCACCTGCTCCTCTTGAGGCTCCTCCATCAAATTCCTGGAGAGACGAACCGGTTAGCATCACAGAAACGGCAAGCCAAGTGACTAGCGGTAGCCCTGGGTCTGGACGAAGCCTGGAAGAGGTACTTGTCCCGCCAAACGTGCAAGGTGTCCAACCTGCACTGTTGGATACAGAACATACCCCACCGACAGTCCCACCCACTCTACCTTCCCCTGCCCCTACCCTCTCAAATCTGACTGCTCGAAGTCTGACTATGAGCTCTGAGGAGGATGCGGAGCCTTACACAGTGACACTTCCCCCTGCATTGCTCTCGTCCAGTGATGAGGAAACCAGAGAGGAGCTTCGGAAGATAGGCCTCGTGCCGCCCCCTCAACCATTCTCTAATGGCCTTCTAATTAAAGAAACACCCAAAGCCACTCTAAGTATTTCACCTAGTGGATCACGGCCATCCATTGCAAAGACCTCCTCTGGGAAAGCAAGTGATTCTACGGCAGACTCTGGTGTTGAAGACCCACATATGGAGACCACCAGTACAGTTTCCACAGTCTCCAGCATGTCCACTTTGTCTTCGGAGAGCACAGACTCCACTCATGCTAGTAAACCACGTTCTGGGTTGGGGCGTGGTCGCCCCGCCCATCTCAGGGACCCACTGCTTAAACAGTCATCAGACAGTGAGCTGCTTCCACACCCACCCAGCACAGGCCCCAGCCGTCCACGCTACCTATTCCAAAGACGTTCCAAACTCTGGGGGGAAGAGCCCCGGGGCCAGATGGGTGGGTCTGATGAAAGTCGGCCTGCTGCAATGGGGGCAGAGTTGCTAAGCAAAGACACTCATTCACTGAGTGAGGAGCCACCGATGGGAGCACCTCTTGACCCTGGCAGGAGATCACCTGTGGGAGGTGCCAG ACTCTTTAGTAGTTTAGGGGAGCTTCACACCATCTCTCAGCGAAGTTACGGCACCACCTTCACAATCCGTCCTGGCAGCCGATACCCAGTGTCCCGTAGGACTCCAAGCCCTGGAGCCACACCAGAACGGAGTGAACAGCTGGGGCCTGTCCGTACATTCGGccctcatcaccatcatcacacAATCCTCAAGTCTTCTAGCCTAAGTTTGCCCCAGGAGCCCAAAGAGGTGCGTTTCGTCATGAGGAGCGCCAGCGCTCGAGCCCGCAGCCGTTCTCCATCCCCCTCTCCATGCGCCTCCCCCTGCCCTTCACCTGTACTGGGAGCCCCACTCCTGGCCCTGCGGCCATTCAGGCAGCGCCCCCTAGCACTGTGGAGTAAGTATGATGTGGGAGAGTGGCTAGAGAGTGTGGGACTAGGAGAACATCGTGCCCGTTTTTTGGAGCATGAGATTGAAGGCGCCCACCTGCCTGCACTGACCAAGGATGATCTGGCAGAATTAGGGGTGACGCGGGTGGGACACCGAATGAACATCGAACGTGCACTGAAGCAGCTGCTGGAGAGTTGA
- the LOC113059172 gene encoding SH3 and multiple ankyrin repeat domains protein 3-like isoform X1: MPISPPADGKHEALDRPRQQHTPTNGNHGDDSIRSSPGTKSSSDPMEDLHGNAVVIRIGIPDLQQTKCLRLDLEAPVWVCKQRVLVTLTQSLTDVLNYGLYLPAFNGRAGKFLDEERLLREYPFPTVTPVPYLEFRYKRRVYTQSYVDDKQLAKLHTKANLKKFMEYVQQRCVDKVCRFLEKGLDPNFHDADSGESPLTLVAQLDTCADLIKVLRSGGAHLDFRTRDGLTALHKAVQTHNHVALTTLLDLGASPDYKDSRGLTPLYHSAMVGGDPYCCELLLYDHAQLGYSDENGWQEIHQACRHGNVQHLEHLLFYGAEMSAQNASGNTALHLCALYNQEGCARVLLFRGANKEIKNYNNQTAFQVAIIAGNFDLAEIIKIHKTSDVVPFRETPSYSSRRRAVCVSPRRSLLRSASDNALDESLPAPSPAPSLRSLPPLEPDDTTSSQRSPQAAHTHTRSLRRHTRSGGHLSPGSPVQRDPSPPAVSRGPKRRLYSAVPGRTFIAVSSHTPQGEGEITLNRGERVKVLSIGEGGFWEGSVKGRTGWFPAHCVEEVQMRQYDPRLETREDRTKRLFRHYTVGSYDNYTSYSDYVIEEKSATLQKRDSEGFGFVLRGAKAETPIEEFTPTPAFPALQYLESVDLEGVAWRAGLRTGDFLIEVNGVSVVKVGHRQVVSLIRQGGSRLVMKVVSVTRKPDTGDVIRKKAPPPPKRDPSTSLTLRSKSMTAELEELASRRRRGEKLDEMLSSPKEPVVVMRPRPADSDSRAATVKQRPSSRRITQAEINSLLERQGLPISSLAVDKSHMQLPRGMSRTKSFGAPEDERISALIGEHRFPRSSSMTDSFRQDSIPPPPQTAPPPPPTPYFLDSGPPPSFHPPPPPSRAANQSRSSFRPGAEPKLHGPVTTDRQRKTRSMIILQDTTHLPVEPAPIARPQTPTSGVVPPERGRRRGPPVENPYANVGRLSAVYTPTKPQRRKSQLVKQGPVEEGAATTSRDPSPLGGSRIPHSSRAEQFQQQVLSERARITPPGARRRPSVFLSVEGGTTEPQTTPLLSQSHSVDELAELPPPAPMLSPGPPPGGTTFIHPLTGRPLDPSSPLALALAARERALSGRNTPTPTPSPTPSPTQGRAVERPETEGGATPPAPLEAPPSNSWRDEPVSITETASQVTSGSPGSGRSLEEVLVPPNVQGVQPALLDTEHTPPTVPPTLPSPAPTLSNLTARSLTMSSEEDAEPYTVTLPPALLSSSDEETREELRKIGLVPPPQPFSNGLLIKETPKATLSISPSGSRPSIAKTSSGKASDSTADSGVEDPHMETTSTVSTVSSMSTLSSESTDSTHASKPRSGLGRGRPAHLRDPLLKQSSDSELLPHPPSTGPSRPRYLFQRRSKLWGEEPRGQMGGSDESRPAAMGAELLSKDTHSLSEEPPMGAPLDPGRRSPVGGARCEENGEESKSLFSSLGELHTISQRSYGTTFTIRPGSRYPVSRRTPSPGATPERSEQLGPVRTFGPHHHHHTILKSSSLSLPQEPKEVRFVMRSASARARSRSPSPSPCASPCPSPVLGAPLLALRPFRQRPLALWSKYDVGEWLESVGLGEHRARFLEHEIEGAHLPALTKDDLAELGVTRVGHRMNIERALKQLLES; encoded by the exons AAATGCCTGCGATTGGACCTTGAGGCTCCAGTGTGGGTTTGTAAGCAGCGAGTTCTGGTCACTCTGACACAAAGCCTGACCGATGTGCTTAACTATGGCCTCTACCTCCCTGCCTTTAACGGGCGCGCCGGAAAGTTCCTTGATGAGGAGAGATTGCTCAGGGAGTATCCGTTCCCTACGGTCACACCTGTACCGTACCTAGAG TTCCGTTACAAGAGGCGTGTTTACACTCAGAGCTATGTAGATGACAAGCAACTGGCCAAACTACACACCAAG GCCAATCTAAAGAAGTTTATGGAGTATGTTCAACAAAGGTGTGTGGACAAGGTCTGCAGGTTCCTGGAGAAAGGGCTGGACCCCAACTTTCATGATGCTGATAGTGGGG AATCTCCTCTCACTCTCGTGGCCCAGCTGGACACTTGTGCCGATCTGATTAAGGTGTTAAGGAGCGGAGGAGCCCATCTGGACTTCAGAACCAGAGACGGCCTCACGGCGCTGCACAAAGCGGTCCAGACGCACAACCATGTAGCATTGACT ACATTGTTGGATCTGGGGGCGTCTCCGGACTATAAAGACAGTCGTGGGCTCACCCCCCTCTATCACAGTGCCATGGTTGGGGGAGATCCATACTGCTGCGAGCTGCTGCTGTACGATCACGCCCAGCTGGGCTACAGTGATGAGAACGGCTGGCAGGAGATCCATCAG GCTTGTCGTCATGGAAACGTGCAGCACCTTGAGCACCTGTTATTCTATGGAGCGGAGATGAGCGCTCAGAATGCCTCAGGAAACACAGCACTACACCTGTGTGCCCTCTACAACCAG GAAGGCTGTGCTAGAGTTCTCCTGTTTCGAGGAGCAAATAAAGAAATCAAGAACTACAACAACCAAACAGCATTTCAG GTTGCTATCATCGCAGGGAACTTTGACCTGGCAGAAATCATCAAGATTCATAAAACCTCAGATGTCG TGCCTTTCAGGGAGACCCCTTCTTATTCGTCTCGGCGGCGTGCGGTCTGCGTATCACCACGTCGCTCTCTGCTGCGATCGGCCAGTGATAATGCTCTAGATGAGAGTCTGCCAGCTCCCTCTCCGGCCCCCTCACTTCGCAGCCTACCCCCGCTGGAGCCCGACGACACCACCTCGTCCCAGCGCAGCCCCCAGGctgctcacactcacacacgtaGCCTCAGGAGACACACCCGCTCAGGAGGACACCTCAG CCCTGGCAGTCCTGTACAGAGAGATCCGAGTCCTCCTGCCGTGTCTCGAGGGCCCAAGCGACGGCTGTACAGTGCGGTGCCCGGCCGAACCTTCATCGCTGTCAGCTCCCACACTCCACAGGGCGAGGGTGAGATCACACTCAACCGAGGAGAGAGGGTCAAAG TGCTAAGCATAGGTGAAGGTGGATTCTGGGAAGGGTCAGTTAAAGGACGAACTGGCTGGTTTCCTGCCCACTGTGTAGAGGAAGTCCAGATGAGACAATATGACCCACGACTTG AGACAAGAGAGGATCGCACCAAGAGACTTTTCAGGCACTACACTGTTGGCTCCTACGACAACTATACCTCTTACAG TGATTATGTTATAGAAGAAAAAAGTGCAACGTTGCAGAAGAGAGACAGTGAAGGATTCGGCTTTGTGCTTCGGGGAGCTAAAG CTGAGACACCCATAGAAGAGTTCACACCTACTCCTGCTTTTCCTGCTCTGCAATATCTGGAGTCTGTGGATCTGGAAGGGGTAGCGTGGAGGGCAGGGTTAAGGACTGGAGATTTCCTCATagag GTAAATGGGGTGAGCGTAGTCAAGGTGGGACATAGGCAGGTGGTATCACTGATTCGGCAAGGTGGAAGTCGGCTAGTAATGAAGGTGGTGTCTGTCACACGCAAACCTGACACTGGAGACGTCATCCGCAAGAAAG cCCCACCACCTCCCAAAAGAGACCCAAGCACCAGCCTGACCCTGCGCTCAAAAAGCATGACTGCAGAACTGGAGGAGCTGG CGTCAAGGAGAAGGAGGGGAG AGAAGTTGGATGAGATGTTGAGTTCGCCCAAAGAACCGGTTGTAGTGATGAGGCCACGTCCTGCGGATTCAGACTCCAGAGCAGCCACTGTGAAACAGAGACCATCAAGTCGCCGCATCACACAGGCTGAGATCAAT tCTCTTTTAGAGAGGCAGGGTTTGCCAATAAGTTCCCTGGCTGTGGACAAAAGTCACATGCAGCTGCCTCGGGGAATGTCAAGAACCAAGTCATTTG GTGCTCCTGAAGATGAAAGAATTTCAGCCTTGATTGGAGAGCATCGCTTTCCGAGAAGCTCCTCGATGACTGACAGCTTTAGACAAGATAGTATTCCGCCCCCTCCACAGACAGCTCCTCCACCACCTCCCACTCCCTACTTCCTAGATTCCGGGCCACCACCATCCTTTCATCCACCTCCGCCCCCTTCTCGCGCTGCCAACCAGAGCCGTTCAAGCTTCCGCCCAGGGGCGGAGCCCAAACTCCATGGCCCAGTCACGACAGACCGCCAGCGAAAAACACGCTCCATGATCATTCTTCAGGACACTACCCATTTGCCAGTGGAGCCTGCCCCTATTGCAAGACCACAAACGCCTACCTCTGGAGTGGTTCCACCTGAACGTGGCCGTAGGCGTGGACCACCTGTGGAGAATCCGTATGCTAACGTAGGTCGTCTAAGTGCAGTCTATACTCCTACCAAGCCCCAGCGTAGAAAGAGCCAATTAGTCAAACAAGGACCAGTTGAGGAGGGAGCTGCTACAACTAGTAGAGACCCCTCTCCTTTGGGAGGGTCACGGATTCCCCACAGTAGCCGAGCAGAGCAGTTCCAACAGCAAGTTCTCTCTGAGAGAGCTAGAATTACACCTCCAGGTGCCCGACGCAGACCGAGCGTTTTCCTATCTGTAGAAGGAGGCACGACTGAGCCGCAAACAACCCCATTACTTTCTCAGTCCCACTCAGTGGATGAGTTGGCCGAGCTGCCTCCACCTGCACCAATGCTTTCCCCTGGCCCACCACCAGGGGGCACCACTTTTATACACCCTCTAACAGGTCGACCACTGGATCCTTCCTCACCACTAGCACTTGCACTGGCTGCACGAGAACGTGCCCTTAGTGGCCGGAATACACCCACTCCTACACCTTCGCCCACACCTTCGCCCACTCAAGGTCGAGCAGTTGAAAGGCCAGAGACAGAAGGAGGAGCGACACCACCTGCTCCTCTTGAGGCTCCTCCATCAAATTCCTGGAGAGACGAACCGGTTAGCATCACAGAAACGGCAAGCCAAGTGACTAGCGGTAGCCCTGGGTCTGGACGAAGCCTGGAAGAGGTACTTGTCCCGCCAAACGTGCAAGGTGTCCAACCTGCACTGTTGGATACAGAACATACCCCACCGACAGTCCCACCCACTCTACCTTCCCCTGCCCCTACCCTCTCAAATCTGACTGCTCGAAGTCTGACTATGAGCTCTGAGGAGGATGCGGAGCCTTACACAGTGACACTTCCCCCTGCATTGCTCTCGTCCAGTGATGAGGAAACCAGAGAGGAGCTTCGGAAGATAGGCCTCGTGCCGCCCCCTCAACCATTCTCTAATGGCCTTCTAATTAAAGAAACACCCAAAGCCACTCTAAGTATTTCACCTAGTGGATCACGGCCATCCATTGCAAAGACCTCCTCTGGGAAAGCAAGTGATTCTACGGCAGACTCTGGTGTTGAAGACCCACATATGGAGACCACCAGTACAGTTTCCACAGTCTCCAGCATGTCCACTTTGTCTTCGGAGAGCACAGACTCCACTCATGCTAGTAAACCACGTTCTGGGTTGGGGCGTGGTCGCCCCGCCCATCTCAGGGACCCACTGCTTAAACAGTCATCAGACAGTGAGCTGCTTCCACACCCACCCAGCACAGGCCCCAGCCGTCCACGCTACCTATTCCAAAGACGTTCCAAACTCTGGGGGGAAGAGCCCCGGGGCCAGATGGGTGGGTCTGATGAAAGTCGGCCTGCTGCAATGGGGGCAGAGTTGCTAAGCAAAGACACTCATTCACTGAGTGAGGAGCCACCGATGGGAGCACCTCTTGACCCTGGCAGGAGATCACCTGTGGGAGGTGCCAG ATGTGAGGAGAATGGAGAAGAGAGTAAATC ACTCTTTAGTAGTTTAGGGGAGCTTCACACCATCTCTCAGCGAAGTTACGGCACCACCTTCACAATCCGTCCTGGCAGCCGATACCCAGTGTCCCGTAGGACTCCAAGCCCTGGAGCCACACCAGAACGGAGTGAACAGCTGGGGCCTGTCCGTACATTCGGccctcatcaccatcatcacacAATCCTCAAGTCTTCTAGCCTAAGTTTGCCCCAGGAGCCCAAAGAGGTGCGTTTCGTCATGAGGAGCGCCAGCGCTCGAGCCCGCAGCCGTTCTCCATCCCCCTCTCCATGCGCCTCCCCCTGCCCTTCACCTGTACTGGGAGCCCCACTCCTGGCCCTGCGGCCATTCAGGCAGCGCCCCCTAGCACTGTGGAGTAAGTATGATGTGGGAGAGTGGCTAGAGAGTGTGGGACTAGGAGAACATCGTGCCCGTTTTTTGGAGCATGAGATTGAAGGCGCCCACCTGCCTGCACTGACCAAGGATGATCTGGCAGAATTAGGGGTGACGCGGGTGGGACACCGAATGAACATCGAACGTGCACTGAAGCAGCTGCTGGAGAGTTGA